One window from the genome of Pedococcus badiiscoriae encodes:
- the mreC gene encoding rod shape-determining protein MreC: MRTPSRRRLLAVLLGLTVVALCVDVAGGPGVPQLRSAGGAVLGPLERVLAPGSRQDLTGAQQARDLVLHDQGAEQSMAGHQLQALLGSPDLSGREFVPARVVAVGREGAAGPERVTLDAGSRDGVRPDLSVVGAGGLVGRVVAVSPWTCDVLLIGSADLVVGVQVGSAGTLGAVGSGAQGPHRRAAGELNLTVVERGQVRPGDVVTTMGSAGGSPFPAGIRVGTVMRVDDAPGDLTPTAAVRPAADVTALGVVGILRTGPRSTPRPTVTGGG; this comes from the coding sequence ATGCGCACCCCTTCCCGACGCCGGTTGCTCGCGGTGCTGCTGGGCCTGACGGTCGTCGCGCTCTGCGTCGACGTGGCGGGAGGTCCGGGCGTGCCGCAGCTGCGCTCCGCCGGTGGTGCCGTCCTCGGGCCGCTCGAACGCGTGCTCGCGCCCGGGTCGCGGCAGGACCTCACAGGCGCCCAGCAGGCGCGGGACCTCGTCCTGCACGACCAGGGGGCCGAGCAGTCCATGGCAGGCCACCAGCTCCAGGCGCTCCTGGGGTCGCCCGACCTGTCCGGGAGAGAGTTCGTCCCCGCGCGGGTCGTCGCGGTCGGTCGCGAGGGTGCAGCCGGGCCCGAGCGGGTGACCCTCGACGCGGGGTCGCGCGACGGGGTGCGGCCCGACCTGTCCGTGGTCGGGGCCGGGGGTCTCGTCGGACGGGTCGTGGCGGTCTCGCCGTGGACCTGCGACGTGCTGCTCATCGGCAGCGCGGACCTCGTCGTGGGAGTCCAGGTCGGTTCGGCGGGCACGCTGGGCGCGGTGGGCAGCGGGGCGCAGGGCCCGCACCGCCGGGCGGCCGGCGAGCTCAACCTCACCGTCGTCGAGCGGGGCCAGGTGCGTCCGGGTGACGTGGTCACCACCATGGGCAGCGCCGGGGGTTCGCCCTTCCCGGCGGGCATCCGGGTGGGGACCGTGATGCGGGTCGACGATGCGCCGGGCGACCTCACGCCCACCGCGGCTGTCCGTCCCGCAGCCGACGTCACCGCGCTCGGCGTGGTCGGCATCCTGCGCACCGGCCCGCGGTCCACGCCGAGGCCCACCGTCACCGGGGGCGGCTGA
- the mrdA gene encoding penicillin-binding protein 2, with the protein MRRSGSVRDHSPRMWVLGLVVLCFMATLVTRLGQVQIVGHADYERAAATLDTRTVTEPAVRGRILDRNGLPLVDNTTQTVVTLDRSVLVESKDGGRDLVRRVAAVLGSDVDQLWGRTQLCGVKDAPRPPVCWAGSAYVPIPLVSGVDPRRALSLLERPDLFPGVGVSAQPVRDYPAKKTVNAAHLLGYLARSNADDVAASHGAIGDLDLVGRSGLEQQYDARLRGTPGTSTVAVDPRGIVTRTLRQTDPVPGLDVVTNLDARVQSAAEAALATAVASARTRGYRADSAAAVVLDVANGGVVAAASYPSYDPDVWTGGVTASEFARLTAPTAGTPLVSRVTSAAFSPASTFKVVSLPAAVRAGNSLGGTYDCTSSYTIGNRRFANFESRAYGPISLRKAVEVSCDTIFYDFAYRSWLAQGGLAATSDAHDPFVAMADAFGLGRPTGIDLPGEQAGRIPGRAWKQRQWDQTRAQTCRRGTSGYPEVAATDPSRAAYLRALAVENCRTGFQFRAGDAANFAIGQGDITVTPLQMAQVYAAIANGGTLWKPQVARAFVGPRGATEPVAAVRTGTVPFPPGTLAFLHGALEGVVTQGSAAGAFAGFPLKQWPIAGKTGTAESFGAQDTAWFASYAPATKPRYAVVVVIGHGGLGAATAAPAARAIHEVLRTLR; encoded by the coding sequence GTGAGGCGCTCCGGCTCGGTCCGCGACCACTCGCCGCGGATGTGGGTGCTCGGACTCGTGGTCCTGTGCTTCATGGCCACCCTGGTCACGCGGTTGGGACAGGTCCAGATCGTGGGTCACGCGGACTACGAGCGGGCGGCGGCCACCCTCGACACCCGCACGGTCACCGAACCCGCCGTCAGGGGCCGCATCCTCGACCGCAACGGACTGCCCCTGGTGGACAACACGACGCAGACCGTGGTGACCCTCGACCGGTCGGTGCTGGTCGAGTCGAAGGACGGGGGACGCGACCTCGTGCGTCGCGTCGCCGCAGTGCTGGGGTCGGACGTCGACCAGCTCTGGGGGCGCACCCAGCTGTGCGGGGTCAAGGACGCCCCGCGGCCGCCAGTCTGCTGGGCAGGCTCGGCCTACGTGCCGATCCCGCTGGTCAGCGGGGTCGATCCGCGCAGGGCCCTGAGCCTGCTCGAACGTCCGGATCTCTTTCCCGGAGTGGGGGTGTCGGCCCAGCCTGTGCGTGACTACCCAGCGAAGAAGACGGTCAACGCAGCCCACCTGCTCGGCTACCTCGCGCGGTCGAACGCCGACGACGTGGCGGCGTCCCACGGCGCCATCGGCGACCTGGACCTGGTCGGTCGGTCAGGTCTGGAGCAGCAGTACGACGCCCGCCTGCGAGGCACTCCCGGGACGAGCACGGTCGCGGTCGACCCTCGCGGCATCGTCACGCGGACGCTCCGCCAGACAGACCCCGTCCCCGGCCTGGACGTCGTGACCAACCTCGACGCCCGGGTGCAGTCGGCGGCGGAGGCTGCGCTCGCCACGGCGGTGGCGTCCGCGCGGACCCGCGGCTACCGGGCCGACTCGGCCGCGGCCGTGGTCCTGGACGTCGCCAACGGCGGCGTCGTCGCGGCGGCGAGCTACCCGTCCTACGACCCGGACGTCTGGACCGGTGGTGTCACGGCCTCGGAGTTCGCGCGGCTCACCGCCCCCACGGCGGGGACCCCGCTGGTCTCTCGCGTGACCTCCGCGGCGTTCTCGCCGGCGTCCACCTTCAAGGTCGTCAGCCTGCCGGCCGCGGTGCGGGCCGGGAACTCACTCGGTGGGACGTACGACTGCACGTCCAGCTACACCATCGGGAACCGCAGGTTCGCCAACTTCGAGTCGCGGGCGTACGGACCGATCTCGTTGCGCAAGGCCGTGGAGGTCTCCTGCGACACGATCTTCTACGACTTCGCCTACCGGTCCTGGCTTGCCCAGGGTGGACTCGCGGCGACGTCCGATGCCCACGACCCCTTCGTCGCGATGGCCGACGCGTTCGGACTGGGCCGGCCCACCGGGATCGACCTGCCGGGGGAGCAGGCCGGCCGGATCCCGGGCCGCGCGTGGAAGCAGCGCCAGTGGGACCAGACCCGGGCGCAGACCTGCAGGCGTGGCACCTCCGGCTACCCGGAGGTGGCGGCCACCGACCCGAGCCGCGCGGCATACCTGCGGGCGCTGGCCGTCGAGAACTGCCGCACGGGGTTCCAGTTCCGGGCCGGCGACGCCGCCAACTTCGCCATCGGCCAGGGGGACATCACGGTGACGCCGCTGCAGATGGCCCAGGTCTACGCGGCCATCGCCAACGGCGGGACGCTGTGGAAGCCGCAGGTCGCGCGCGCCTTCGTGGGACCGCGTGGCGCGACCGAGCCGGTGGCTGCGGTGCGGACCGGGACGGTGCCCTTCCCGCCAGGGACCCTCGCCTTCCTGCACGGGGCGCTCGAGGGGGTCGTGACGCAGGGGTCGGCGGCGGGTGCGTTCGCGGGGTTCCCGTTGAAGCAGTGGCCGATCGCGGGCAAGACCGGGACCGCCGAGTCCTTCGGCGCGCAGGACACCGCCTGGTTCGCCTCCTACGCACCGGCCACGAAGCCGAGGTATGCCGTCGTGGTCGTGATCGGCCACGGCGGGCTGGGTGCGGCCACCGCGGCGCCCGCGGCGCGGGCCATCCACGAGGTCCTGCGCACCCTGAGGTGA
- the lpdA gene encoding dihydrolipoyl dehydrogenase gives MADFDVVVLGAGPGGYVAAIRASQLGLKAAVVESKYWGGVCLNVGCIPSKALLRNAELSHILQHEKEKFGIEGDATMSFGPTHARSRSVSAGIVKGVHFLMKKNKITEIDGWGTLTSPTSMDVALNSGEKQTVTFDKLIIATGATTRLIPGTSLSDRVVTYEEQILTDQLPGSIVIAGSGAIGVEFAYVLKNFGVDVTIVEFLDRMVPTEDAEVSKELLKHYKKLGITVLLSTKVESIDDSGEKVRVTVSPAAGGDSTVIETDKVLQAIGFAPRLEGYGLEALGVATERGAIVIDDHCRTNVDNVYAIGDVTGKLMLAHTAEAQGVVAAETMAGAETMPVEYDFIPRATYCQPQIASFGYTEAQAQEKGFDVKVAKFPFSANGKAMGLGDAVGFVKVVADATHNEIIGAHLIGPDVTELLPALTLAQKWDLTADEVARNVFAHPTLSEAVKEAVEGIAGHMINL, from the coding sequence ATGGCTGACTTCGATGTCGTAGTTCTCGGTGCTGGTCCTGGCGGGTACGTCGCGGCGATCCGCGCGTCCCAGCTCGGTCTCAAGGCGGCGGTGGTCGAGTCCAAGTACTGGGGCGGCGTCTGCCTCAACGTCGGGTGCATCCCCTCGAAGGCGTTGCTGCGCAACGCCGAGCTGTCGCACATCCTTCAGCACGAGAAGGAGAAGTTCGGGATCGAGGGCGACGCGACGATGTCGTTCGGCCCGACGCACGCGCGCTCGCGGTCGGTGTCGGCGGGCATCGTCAAGGGCGTGCACTTCCTGATGAAGAAGAACAAGATCACCGAGATCGACGGCTGGGGCACGCTGACCAGCCCGACGTCGATGGACGTGGCCCTGAACTCCGGTGAGAAGCAGACGGTCACCTTCGACAAGCTCATCATCGCCACGGGCGCGACCACCCGGCTGATCCCGGGCACTTCGCTGTCCGACCGGGTCGTGACCTACGAGGAGCAGATCCTCACCGACCAGCTGCCCGGCTCGATCGTCATCGCCGGCTCCGGCGCGATCGGCGTCGAGTTCGCCTACGTCCTGAAGAACTTCGGTGTCGACGTGACCATCGTGGAGTTCCTCGACCGGATGGTGCCCACCGAGGACGCCGAGGTGTCCAAGGAGCTGCTCAAGCACTACAAGAAGCTCGGCATCACCGTCCTGTTGTCCACGAAGGTCGAGTCGATCGACGACAGTGGCGAGAAGGTCCGCGTGACCGTGTCGCCCGCGGCGGGAGGCGACTCGACGGTCATCGAGACCGACAAGGTCCTCCAGGCGATCGGGTTCGCCCCGCGGCTCGAGGGCTACGGCCTCGAGGCACTCGGGGTGGCCACCGAGCGCGGCGCGATCGTCATCGACGACCACTGCCGCACCAACGTCGACAACGTCTACGCGATCGGCGACGTGACGGGCAAGCTCATGCTGGCCCACACGGCCGAGGCCCAGGGCGTCGTCGCCGCCGAGACCATGGCGGGTGCCGAGACCATGCCGGTCGAGTACGACTTCATCCCGCGGGCGACCTACTGCCAGCCGCAGATCGCGTCGTTCGGCTACACGGAGGCGCAGGCACAGGAGAAGGGCTTCGACGTCAAGGTCGCCAAGTTCCCGTTCTCCGCCAACGGCAAGGCGATGGGGCTCGGCGACGCCGTCGGTTTCGTCAAGGTGGTCGCTGACGCGACGCACAACGAGATCATCGGCGCCCACCTCATCGGCCCCGACGTCACCGAGCTGCTCCCCGCGCTGACCCTCGCCCAGAAGTGGGACCTCACCGCCGACGAGGTGGCGCGCAACGTCTTCGCGCACCCGACGCTGTCCGAGGCGGTCAAGGAAGCCGTCGAGGGCATCGCCGGTCACATGATCAACCTCTGA
- a CDS encoding GNAT family N-acetyltransferase, whose amino-acid sequence MPRVSLPITTPRLTLRSFRPGDEEDVFAYRSVPSVVRYIPGEPKTREDVADLVAERATAGRVDERSPILTLAVELDGRVIGDVLIHLAGLGGADGRQAEIGWVFAPDLAGQGYATEAARALLEAAFGSLGVHRVWAQLEPENTPSSRICERLGMRREALFEKASWFKEQWTDLAIYALLADEWSAGTTSSAS is encoded by the coding sequence ATGCCGCGTGTCAGCCTGCCGATCACGACCCCTCGGCTCACCCTGCGCAGCTTCCGCCCGGGGGACGAGGAGGACGTCTTCGCCTACCGGTCGGTGCCGTCCGTCGTGCGGTACATCCCCGGCGAGCCCAAGACCCGCGAGGACGTGGCGGACCTCGTGGCCGAGCGGGCCACGGCCGGGCGGGTCGACGAGAGGTCCCCGATCCTGACCCTGGCGGTCGAGCTCGACGGGCGCGTCATCGGTGACGTGCTCATCCACCTGGCCGGTCTGGGTGGCGCCGACGGGCGGCAGGCCGAGATCGGCTGGGTCTTCGCCCCGGACCTGGCGGGGCAGGGCTACGCCACGGAGGCGGCTCGCGCCCTCTTGGAGGCGGCCTTCGGCTCACTCGGAGTGCACCGCGTGTGGGCCCAGCTCGAACCGGAGAACACCCCCTCGTCGCGGATCTGTGAGCGGCTGGGCATGCGTCGCGAGGCGCTGTTCGAGAAGGCCTCGTGGTTCAAGGAGCAGTGGACCGACCTGGCGATCTATGCCCTGCTGGCGGACGAGTGGTCGGCCGGGACTACTTCTTCGGCTTCTTGA
- a CDS encoding TfoX/Sxy family protein: MQMPKHSDEAKAHFRGLISEAPGVEVKPMFGSLGAFVNGNMYAGLFGDAVGVKLDEAGMAELAGMPGSGSFGPQERPMSGWLSLPSDLSDEELSTWTDRARDHIATLPPKVKKPKK, translated from the coding sequence ATGCAGATGCCCAAGCACAGTGACGAGGCCAAGGCGCACTTCCGGGGTCTGATCAGCGAAGCACCAGGTGTCGAGGTCAAGCCGATGTTCGGCAGCCTCGGCGCGTTCGTCAACGGCAACATGTATGCCGGGCTGTTCGGCGACGCCGTGGGCGTCAAGCTCGACGAGGCCGGGATGGCCGAGCTCGCGGGGATGCCGGGCAGCGGTTCGTTCGGACCCCAGGAGCGCCCGATGAGCGGGTGGCTCTCGCTGCCGTCCGACCTGTCCGACGAGGAGCTGTCCACCTGGACGGACCGGGCACGCGACCACATCGCCACGTTGCCGCCGAAGGTCAAGAAGCCGAAGAAGTAG
- the rpsO gene encoding 30S ribosomal protein S15, which yields MPLSADVKQKIMSEYATHEGDTGSPEVQVAMLTQRILDLTEHSRQHKHDHHSRRGLLLLVGQRRRLLRYLESVDVERYRSLIKRLGLRR from the coding sequence ATGCCGTTGAGCGCAGACGTCAAGCAGAAGATCATGTCCGAGTACGCCACGCACGAGGGCGACACCGGTTCCCCCGAGGTCCAGGTCGCGATGCTGACGCAGCGCATCCTCGACCTCACCGAGCACTCGCGCCAGCACAAGCACGACCACCACAGCCGCCGCGGCCTGCTCCTCCTGGTCGGCCAGCGTCGCCGGCTGCTGCGCTACCTCGAGAGCGTCGACGTCGAGCGTTACCGCTCGCTGATCAAGCGCCTCGGTCTGCGCCGCTAA
- a CDS encoding polyribonucleotide nucleotidyltransferase encodes MEGPEIHFAEATIDNGSFGTRTVRFETGRLAKQAGGAVAAYLDEDTMLLSTTTAGKSPREGFDFFPLTVDVEERMYAAGKIPGSFFRREGRPSTDAILTCRLIDRPLRPTFTKGLRNEVQVVITVLALNPDHQYDVLAINAASASTQISGLPFSGPIGGVRVSLIDGQWVAFPNFSDIERSTFDMVVAGRIAGDDVAIMMVEAESTESTWNLVKNEGKQAPTEEVVAEGLEASKKFIRVLCEAQAELASKAAKPVQEFPIFLDYEDDAYAAVEAATSDDLAQALTIAGKQEREDRIDELKDSMKEKLAAEFEGREKELSAAYRSVQKKLIRQRILRDKVRIDGRGLADIRALSAEVEVLPRVHGSAIFERGETQIMGVTTLNMLRMEQQLDTLSPVTRKRYMHNYNFPPYSTGETGRVGSPKRREIGHGALAERALMPVLPTREEFPYAIRQVSEALGSNGSTSMGSVCASTLALLNAGVPLRAPVAGIAMGLVSDEVDGQTQYAALTDILGAEDAFGDMDFKVAGTREFVTAIQLDTKLDGIPASVLAGALTQARDARLHILDVMNEAIDAPDEMSPFAPRVISVQVPIDKIGEVIGPKGKMINQIQDETGAQISIEDDGTIYIGATDGPSAEAARAQINAIANPQMPEIGERFLGTVVKTTTFGAFISLLPGKDGLLHISEVRKLVGGKRIDAVEDVLAVGQKVQVELKEIDPRGKLSLAAVLAEGEGGDAEADDEAPSSDAASDGAAEADAPRADHEDREDRGERREGGRSRNRRRGGRGGDDRPEGSEA; translated from the coding sequence ATGGAGGGTCCAGAGATCCACTTCGCCGAAGCGACCATCGACAATGGTTCGTTCGGCACCCGCACGGTCCGGTTCGAGACCGGACGCCTGGCCAAGCAGGCCGGCGGCGCCGTTGCCGCCTACCTGGATGAGGACACGATGCTCCTCTCCACCACCACCGCCGGGAAGTCCCCGCGCGAAGGTTTCGACTTCTTCCCCCTGACGGTCGACGTCGAGGAGCGGATGTATGCCGCGGGCAAGATCCCCGGCTCGTTCTTCCGCCGCGAGGGTCGCCCGTCGACCGACGCGATCCTCACCTGCCGCCTGATCGACCGCCCGCTGCGCCCGACCTTCACCAAGGGCCTGCGCAACGAGGTCCAGGTCGTCATCACGGTGCTCGCGCTCAACCCCGACCACCAGTACGACGTGCTCGCCATCAACGCGGCCAGCGCCTCCACGCAGATCTCGGGTCTGCCGTTCTCCGGTCCGATCGGTGGCGTCCGCGTCTCGCTGATCGACGGCCAGTGGGTCGCGTTCCCGAACTTCTCCGACATCGAGCGCTCGACCTTCGACATGGTCGTCGCCGGCCGCATCGCGGGCGATGACGTCGCGATCATGATGGTCGAGGCGGAGTCCACCGAGTCCACCTGGAACCTCGTCAAGAACGAGGGCAAGCAGGCCCCGACCGAAGAGGTCGTCGCCGAGGGCCTCGAGGCCTCCAAGAAGTTCATCAGGGTCCTGTGCGAGGCCCAGGCCGAGCTGGCCAGCAAGGCCGCCAAGCCGGTCCAGGAGTTCCCGATCTTCCTCGACTACGAGGACGACGCGTATGCCGCCGTCGAGGCCGCGACCTCCGACGACCTGGCGCAGGCGCTCACCATCGCCGGCAAGCAGGAGCGCGAGGACCGCATCGACGAGCTGAAGGACTCCATGAAGGAGAAGCTCGCCGCTGAGTTCGAGGGACGCGAGAAGGAGCTGTCCGCGGCCTACCGGTCCGTGCAGAAGAAGCTGATCCGTCAGCGCATCCTGCGCGACAAGGTCCGCATCGACGGCCGTGGCCTCGCCGACATCCGCGCCCTGAGCGCGGAGGTCGAGGTGCTGCCGCGCGTGCACGGTTCGGCCATCTTCGAGCGCGGCGAGACCCAGATCATGGGTGTCACCACGCTGAACATGCTCCGCATGGAGCAGCAGCTCGACACGTTGTCGCCGGTGACGCGCAAGCGCTACATGCACAACTACAACTTCCCGCCCTACTCCACCGGTGAGACCGGTCGGGTGGGTTCGCCGAAGCGTCGCGAGATCGGTCACGGAGCGCTCGCCGAGCGTGCGCTCATGCCGGTGCTGCCGACCCGCGAGGAGTTCCCCTACGCGATCCGCCAGGTGTCCGAGGCTCTCGGCTCCAACGGCTCGACGTCGATGGGCTCGGTCTGCGCCTCCACCCTCGCGCTGCTCAACGCCGGTGTGCCGCTGCGCGCCCCGGTCGCCGGCATCGCCATGGGCCTGGTGTCCGACGAGGTCGACGGCCAGACGCAGTACGCCGCGCTGACCGACATCCTCGGTGCCGAGGACGCCTTCGGTGACATGGACTTCAAGGTCGCCGGCACGCGCGAGTTCGTCACGGCCATCCAGCTCGACACCAAGCTCGACGGCATCCCCGCCTCGGTGCTGGCCGGCGCGCTGACCCAGGCCCGCGACGCTCGCCTGCACATCCTCGACGTCATGAACGAGGCCATCGACGCGCCCGACGAGATGAGCCCCTTCGCTCCCCGCGTCATCTCGGTGCAGGTCCCGATCGACAAGATCGGCGAGGTCATCGGGCCGAAGGGCAAGATGATCAACCAGATCCAGGACGAGACCGGCGCCCAGATCTCGATCGAGGACGACGGCACGATCTACATCGGTGCGACCGACGGCCCCTCGGCCGAGGCTGCCCGGGCGCAGATCAACGCCATCGCGAACCCGCAGATGCCGGAGATCGGCGAGCGCTTCCTGGGCACCGTGGTGAAGACCACGACGTTCGGTGCGTTCATCTCCCTGCTGCCGGGCAAGGACGGCCTGCTGCACATCTCCGAGGTGCGCAAGCTCGTCGGTGGCAAGCGGATCGACGCCGTCGAGGACGTCCTGGCCGTGGGCCAGAAGGTCCAGGTCGAGCTCAAGGAGATCGACCCGCGCGGCAAGCTCTCGCTGGCGGCCGTGCTGGCCGAGGGCGAGGGCGGCGACGCCGAGGCAGATGACGAGGCTCCCTCCTCCGACGCTGCGTCGGACGGCGCTGCCGAGGCCGATGCCCCCCGCGCCGACCACGAGGACCGCGAGGACCGTGGCGAGCGTCGTGAGGGTGGACGCAGCCGCAACCGCCGTCGTGGCGGCCGTGGCGGCGACGACCGTCCCGAGGGCTCTGAAGCCTGA
- a CDS encoding NAD(P)/FAD-dependent oxidoreductase has translation MTAERTFVVIGGGLAGAKTAEALRERGFEGRIVLFAGEPHLPYERPPLSKDYLKTGEKLEDVFVHDEDWYAAHDVELRTGTRVSGIDRDAHEVVTDTGERTAYDRVVLATGSTPRRLTIPGADLDGVFSLRTIEDSQAIRAVLVPGRRIVFIGGGWIGLEVAAAAREAGAEVTVLEALDLPLVRVLGPTVAQVFADLHRAHGVELRTGVTVEAVEGDSAVTGVRLADGVVVPADAVVVGIGAAPAVELAEAAGLDVDNGITADATGRTSDPDVFAVGDVANVEHPFLQQRIRVEHWANALNQPSLVAAAMLDQEGPEPELPYFYTDQYDLGMEYHGLGSPDDEVVVRGDLAAREFVAFWLRDGRVTAGMNVNVWDVGDALKSLIRSRSVVPPDQLADPDVALEDLP, from the coding sequence ATGACAGCTGAGCGGACCTTCGTCGTGATCGGTGGCGGGCTGGCTGGCGCCAAGACCGCCGAGGCCCTGCGCGAGCGGGGCTTCGAGGGGCGCATCGTGCTCTTCGCAGGGGAGCCCCACCTGCCGTACGAGCGACCGCCGCTGTCCAAGGACTACCTCAAGACCGGTGAGAAGCTCGAGGACGTCTTCGTCCACGACGAGGACTGGTATGCCGCCCACGACGTCGAGCTGCGCACGGGCACCCGGGTGAGCGGGATCGACCGTGACGCCCACGAGGTCGTGACCGACACCGGTGAGCGCACGGCATACGACCGCGTGGTCCTGGCGACCGGGAGCACTCCGCGACGGCTCACGATCCCCGGCGCCGACCTCGACGGCGTGTTCTCGCTGCGGACCATCGAGGACAGCCAGGCGATCCGTGCCGTGCTCGTCCCCGGGCGGCGGATCGTCTTCATCGGGGGAGGGTGGATCGGGCTGGAGGTGGCCGCTGCCGCGCGCGAGGCGGGGGCCGAGGTCACCGTGCTCGAGGCACTCGACCTTCCCCTGGTGCGGGTGCTCGGGCCGACGGTCGCCCAGGTGTTCGCAGACCTGCACCGCGCACACGGCGTCGAGCTGCGCACGGGGGTCACGGTCGAGGCCGTGGAGGGCGACTCCGCCGTGACCGGGGTGCGGCTGGCGGACGGGGTGGTCGTGCCGGCGGACGCCGTCGTCGTCGGCATCGGCGCGGCGCCCGCCGTCGAGCTCGCCGAGGCGGCCGGGCTCGACGTCGACAACGGCATCACGGCCGACGCGACGGGGCGCACGAGCGACCCTGACGTCTTCGCGGTGGGGGACGTCGCCAACGTCGAGCACCCGTTCCTCCAGCAGCGCATCCGCGTCGAGCACTGGGCCAACGCCCTCAACCAGCCGTCCCTGGTCGCCGCCGCGATGCTCGACCAGGAGGGGCCCGAGCCGGAGCTTCCCTACTTCTACACCGACCAGTACGACCTCGGGATGGAGTACCACGGCCTGGGGAGCCCCGACGACGAGGTCGTCGTGCGCGGCGACCTCGCGGCGCGGGAGTTCGTGGCGTTCTGGCTGCGGGACGGCCGGGTCACCGCCGGGATGAACGTCAACGTGTGGGACGTCGGGGATGCCCTCAAGTCACTGATCCGGTCCAGGTCGGTGGTGCCGCCGGACCAGCTGGCCGACCCCGACGTGGCCCTCGAGGATCTGCCCTGA
- the dapB gene encoding 4-hydroxy-tetrahydrodipicolinate reductase, producing the protein MSDTIKVAVIGAAGRMGSQVCRAVAEAPDLELVATFDQGDDLADLGGADVVVEFSVPDASPANVAHCVDRGVHVVVGTTGWDDRRLAAVRDQLAERPTVGVLIAPNFAIGAILMMRFAQQAARFYESAEVIELHHPAKVDAPSGTAARTAGLIAAARAEAGLGAVPDATTQDPEGTRGGRLDGIPVHSVRLRGLVAHQEVLLGGEGEMLTLRHDSFDRTSFMPGVLAGVRGVAAHPGLTVGLEHYLGLDD; encoded by the coding sequence GTGAGTGACACGATCAAGGTGGCCGTCATCGGCGCCGCCGGCCGGATGGGTTCGCAGGTATGCCGGGCGGTCGCCGAGGCCCCCGACCTCGAGCTCGTCGCGACGTTCGACCAGGGCGACGACCTCGCAGACCTCGGCGGGGCTGACGTCGTCGTGGAGTTCTCGGTGCCGGACGCCTCACCGGCCAACGTGGCGCACTGCGTGGACCGTGGTGTCCACGTGGTCGTCGGCACGACCGGGTGGGACGACCGGCGCCTGGCCGCTGTGCGCGACCAGCTCGCCGAGCGCCCCACGGTCGGCGTCCTGATCGCCCCCAACTTCGCGATCGGCGCCATCCTCATGATGCGGTTCGCCCAGCAGGCGGCGCGGTTCTACGAGTCGGCCGAGGTCATCGAGCTGCACCACCCCGCCAAGGTGGACGCCCCCTCGGGCACGGCGGCCCGCACCGCCGGCCTCATCGCCGCTGCCCGCGCGGAGGCCGGTCTCGGTGCGGTCCCGGACGCCACCACCCAGGACCCCGAGGGGACCCGCGGTGGCCGCCTCGACGGCATACCGGTGCACTCGGTCCGGCTGCGGGGGTTGGTCGCCCACCAGGAAGTGCTGCTCGGGGGAGAGGGCGAGATGCTCACCCTGCGCCACGACTCGTTCGACCGGACCTCCTTCATGCCCGGGGTCCTCGCCGGGGTGCGCGGCGTCGCCGCGCACCCGGGACTGACGGTCGGTCTCGAGCACTACCTCGGCCTGGACGACTGA
- a CDS encoding AzlD domain-containing protein produces MSTWTALLIASALAFVLKFLGYVVPASWLDGERTTRITSALPIALLAALVGVQTLTSAHGTVTLDSRAGAVGVALVALLLRAPFIVVVVLAALVAAGLRLLGFP; encoded by the coding sequence ATGAGCACCTGGACCGCCCTGCTCATCGCCAGCGCGCTGGCCTTCGTGCTCAAGTTCCTCGGCTATGTGGTGCCGGCCTCGTGGCTCGACGGCGAGAGGACCACCAGGATCACCTCGGCCCTGCCGATCGCCCTGCTGGCCGCCCTCGTCGGCGTCCAGACCCTGACCTCGGCCCACGGCACGGTCACCCTCGACTCGCGGGCCGGCGCAGTCGGCGTCGCCCTGGTGGCGCTGCTGCTCCGTGCACCGTTCATCGTCGTGGTGGTGCTGGCCGCCCTCGTCGCGGCAGGGTTGCGGCTGCTCGGCTTCCCCTGA